From a single Acidobacteriota bacterium genomic region:
- the rpmG gene encoding 50S ribosomal protein L33 produces the protein MRDIVILACTECKRRTYTTTKNKRKTPDRLQLKKYCRWCRGHRLHRETK, from the coding sequence ATGCGGGATATCGTCATTCTGGCGTGCACCGAGTGCAAGCGACGGACCTACACGACGACCAAGAACAAGCGGAAGACGCCCGACCGGCTGCAGCTCAAGAAGTACTGCCGCTGGTGCCGGGGGCACAGGCTGCACCGGGAGACGAAGTAG
- the secE gene encoding preprotein translocase subunit SecE, with protein sequence MFGWWGRSRTFLAQVRNELERVTWPTWKEVQATTFVVILTSIMFGMYLWGIDLVLDRLARALFQAFGV encoded by the coding sequence GTGTTCGGCTGGTGGGGCAGGTCCCGCACGTTCCTGGCGCAGGTGCGGAACGAGCTCGAGCGGGTGACGTGGCCCACCTGGAAGGAGGTGCAGGCGACGACGTTCGTCGTGATCCTGACCTCCATTATGTTCGGCATGTACCTGTGGGGCATCGATCTGGTGCTGGATCGGCTGGCGCGGGCGCTGTTCCAGGCATTTGGTGTGTGA